From Penicillium psychrofluorescens genome assembly, chromosome: 6, one genomic window encodes:
- a CDS encoding uncharacterized protein (ID:PFLUO_009070-T1.cds;~source:funannotate), which produces MSRMRTRNGCWTCRDAGYKCDEQKPRCGRCTRLGIDCQGYGIRCRWRQVQPSVSPKRRKRSSRSPSSSSVGSAAFRNTAIDSSAATQKNEVVCTTNQASSSPVFLGLHSDISPYHRRLLHHWTECLSGFITVSSWRGDVNPLQIHLGGTVFVPGTLQSIVLSMSARHLALLTADGSHDLIAYRYQQNAISQLQQLIQHPVYCYSETTLTAVMMMLVYSRLFAEAEGVSSAHNHLLGAKAIISRGSESGSPSYSSTKRFLLSLFAYHDILSSISRRAKPFMEYAPDVSTMEDAASLHRISMVLHLVARITQVHDMEMAKEIARSRDFGPGDEPDFLAAAIERGLLDLESPIEGHSDRILHIEYTAQAYRHAALVYLYRVWHNVGAPHPTTLDHVHQCLSFLSRVPTESPLVSIHTWPLFTAGCESILPAQRQFVRSRLDDMFVARRFPSLKNLKSDIENVWRRKDAAHEMSGLAGMSRVDCIQVLLHGHGREANLA; this is translated from the coding sequence ATGTCTCGGATGCGCACGAGGAACGGCTGCTGGACCTGCAGGGATGCCGGCTATAAATGCGACGAACAGAAGCCTCGTTGCGGTCGCTGCACCAGACTGGGGATTGACTGCCAGGGATATGGAATACGGTGTCGATGGCGCCAAGTCCAACCATCGGTCTCCCCTAAACGCAGGAAACGATCATCTCGATCaccgtcctcttcgtctgtAGGGAGTGCTGCTTTCCGCAACACTGCTATTGATTCTTCAGCCGCCACGCAGAAAAATGAGGTGGTATGCACTACAAATCAGGCAAGCAGCAGTCccgtcttcctcggccttcACTCAGATATCAGTCCCTACCACCGCCGACTGCTACACCACTGGACCGAGTGTCTATCAGGCTTTATTACTGTGTCTTCGTGGCGTGGAGATGTAAATCCTCTTCAGATCCACCTCGGCGGCACGGTGTTTGTCCCTGGCACTTTGCAGTCTATCGTACTCTCGATGTCCGCTCGCCACTTGGCTCTGCTGACAGCTGACGGTTCCCATGATCTGATAGCCTACCGATATCAACAAAATGCTATCAGTCAATTACAACAGCTTATCCAACATCCTGTCTACTGCTATTCAGAAACGACCCTCACCGCTGTCATGATGATGTTGGTATATTCCCGTCTCTTCGCAGAGGCCGAGGGCGTGTCTTCTGCTCATAATCATCTTCTCGGAGCTAAAGCAATTATCTCACGAGGCTCAGAATCAGGGTCTCCGTCATACTCGTCTACTAAGCGGTTCCTACTAAGTCTATTTGCGTACCATGATATTCTCTCCTCTATATCACGCCGTGCGAAGCCTTTTATGGAGTATGCACCAGACGTATCTACTATGGAAGACGCAGCATCTCTCCACCGAATTTCGATGGTGCTCCATCTTGTAGCACGCATCACCCAAGTACATGATATGGAGATGGCCAAAGAGATCGCACGTTCCAGAGATTTTGGTCCCGGTGATGAGCCTGATTTTCTTGCTGCCGCGATCGAGAGAGGCCTTCTAGATCTGGAAAGCCCTATCGAAGGCCATTCTGATCGAATACTTCATATTGAATACACCGCGCAAGCTTACCGCCACGCAGCCTTGGTGTATCTCTATCGCGTTTGGCACAATGTCGGCGCGCCACATCCGACTACATTAGACCACGTCCACCAGTGTCTCAGTTTCTTATCCCGGGTCCCGACAGAATCCCCGCTTGTCTCTATCCACACCTGGCCACTATTCACTGCTGGATGTGAGTCAATTTTACCAGCTCAGAGGCAATTTGTTCGGTCTCGGCTAGATGACATGTTCGTCGCCCGTCGATTTCCCTCTTTGAAGAACCTGAAGAGCGACATTGAGAATgtttggagaaggaaagatgCGGCTCATGAGATGTCAGGGCTGGCCGGCATGTCGCGGGTGGATTGCATCCAGGTTCTTCTGCACGGCCACGGGAGAGAGGCCAATCTAGCATAG
- a CDS encoding uncharacterized protein (ID:PFLUO_009071-T1.cds;~source:funannotate) encodes MTAPNPQITLIELTSEELSSEQIGSHNLQKAIEALHRDGIVVLQNAVDPSHLDTLNARMVPEAEKLYARAETHRNFGEKTGNIQQEPVCESKYIFEDVIANPFATSVIECMIGPHPTMRFYSANTAFKATDRQPVHIDIDFDMPRMPFAYFVNINLVDTSAENGATEVWLGSHIDTDQSVFDRSFKDKRVKKSLLESRQQVSPGVQPGLPKGSLIIRDVRLWHAGIPNRTDDPRVMLVSIQFANWYRSDQKFVLPKSLDGKINWGRLVPCVEWVDDGYDYLKGAHDHDFSLKP; translated from the coding sequence ATGACCGCTCCCAACCCACAGATCACGCTCATCGAGCTCACATCGGAAGAACTATCTTCAGAGCAGATAGGCTCGCATAACCTGCAAAAGGCGATCGAAGCCCTGCACCGGGACGGCATTGTGGTCCTCCAAAACGCAGTCGACCCCTCGCATCTCGACACGCTCAATGCACGCATGGTGCCGGAAGCCGAGAAGCTGTATGCACGCGCAGAGACGCACCGGAACTTTGGCGAGAAGACCGGCAATATCCAGCAAGAACCAGTCTGCGAGTCAAAGTATATTTTCGAAGACGTGATTGCCAATCCCTTCGCGACGTCTGTAATCGAGTGCATGATCGGCCCGCATCCGACGATGCGCTTCTACAGCGCCAACACCGCTTTCAAAGCCACAGACCGCCAGCCTGTGCATATTGATATCGACTTCGACATGCCCCGAATGCCCTTTGCATACTTTGTCAACATCAATCTCGTGGACACATCAGCTGAGAACGGCGCCACGGAGGTGTGGCTGGGCAGCCATATCGACACAGACCAGTCCGTGTTTGACCGCAGCTTCAAGGACAAGAGGGTGAAAAAGTCTCTGCTTGAAAGCAGACAGCAGGTCAGCCCGGGTGTCCAGCCTGGCCTACCAAAGGGATCGTTGATCATTCGGGATGTCCGCCTCTGGCACGCGGGAATCCCGAACCGGACTGATGACCCCCGGGTCATGCTGGTGTCGATACAATTTGCAAACTGGTATCGTAGCGATCAAAAGTTTGTGCTTCCTAAGAGtctggatggcaagatcAACTGGGGCCGGCTGGTACCTTGCGTGGAGTGGGTGGACGATGGCTATGATTACTTGAAGGGAGCTCACGATCACGACTTTTCATTAAAACCTTAA